Proteins from a single region of Pseudodesulfovibrio portus:
- a CDS encoding aminotransferase class III-fold pyridoxal phosphate-dependent enzyme — protein sequence MKTFPFPGHAMLLPEIVRADNCSLFDAAGNRYVDLESGVWCTPAGHGNPAVKAAISEQLDAVAHVGFCYGSSVVEEAAGAVQGLLGHEGGRCAFLCSGSEAVEYGVRAMRAVLDGAGIMTMADSYFGAYGDAASRRDGWFVFDWFGCEGCGREACTADCPRWAFIPLDQIGGFLFEPGSSSGFVRFPPARLIESINRALKEKGGLFMVNEVTTGMGRTGRWFGHQHYDVRPDIAALGKGVGNGYPVSVSSLNADVVSRLGGKPIPYGQSHLNDPLGAAVVRAVIGEFEEKRLLERAADLSDILLSGLQAIAETSPRTVTVRGRGLMAAMELGMDPADAASLHESLVHSGFICALRPGSDVLRIDPALTIDEGDLRGFIDTLGSLLA from the coding sequence ATGAAGACCTTTCCCTTTCCCGGACACGCCATGCTCCTGCCCGAAATCGTGCGGGCCGACAACTGCTCCCTGTTCGATGCCGCGGGCAACCGCTACGTGGACCTGGAATCCGGGGTGTGGTGCACTCCGGCGGGCCACGGGAACCCGGCCGTGAAGGCGGCCATCTCCGAACAGCTGGACGCCGTGGCCCATGTGGGGTTCTGCTACGGCTCAAGCGTGGTCGAGGAGGCCGCCGGGGCCGTGCAGGGGCTGCTCGGCCACGAAGGCGGGCGGTGCGCCTTTCTTTGTTCCGGCAGCGAGGCCGTGGAATACGGCGTGCGCGCCATGCGGGCCGTGCTGGACGGGGCCGGGATCATGACCATGGCCGACTCCTATTTCGGCGCTTACGGCGACGCGGCCAGTCGCAGGGACGGCTGGTTCGTCTTCGACTGGTTCGGCTGTGAGGGGTGCGGGCGGGAGGCCTGCACTGCCGACTGCCCCCGGTGGGCGTTCATCCCCCTTGACCAGATCGGCGGCTTTCTTTTCGAGCCGGGCAGTTCGTCCGGGTTCGTCCGGTTCCCGCCCGCCAGGCTCATCGAGTCCATCAACAGGGCCCTGAAGGAAAAGGGCGGCCTGTTCATGGTCAACGAGGTGACCACTGGCATGGGAAGGACCGGCAGGTGGTTCGGCCATCAGCACTACGACGTGCGCCCTGACATCGCGGCCCTGGGCAAGGGCGTGGGCAACGGCTACCCCGTGTCGGTCTCGTCCCTGAATGCGGACGTGGTCTCGCGTCTCGGCGGCAAGCCCATCCCCTACGGCCAGTCCCACCTCAACGACCCGCTGGGCGCGGCAGTAGTCCGGGCGGTGATCGGCGAGTTCGAGGAAAAGCGCCTCCTCGAGCGGGCCGCCGACCTGTCCGATATCCTGCTCTCCGGCCTGCAGGCCATTGCCGAAACCTCCCCGCGCACCGTCACCGTGCGGGGCCGGGGCCTGATGGCGGCCATGGAGCTGGGCATGGACCCGGCCGATGCGGCCTCCCTCCACGAGAGCCTGGTGCACAGCGGGTTCATCTGCGCCCTTCGTCCCGGTTCCGACGTACTGCGCATCGACCCGGCCCTGACCATCGACGAGGGCGACCTGCGCGGCTTCATCGATACCCTCGGCTCCCTGCTGGCCTGA
- a CDS encoding rhodanese-like domain-containing protein, whose product MRFLAPILVLLAVLALWDLGWWLGFGVPPLSPFALREALRRDDPPTVIDVRTPAEYDFFHIRGAVNLPYPVSLAELAAVSPDPTKPVVVVCMTGHRSPPVARQLQKGGYTDVRNLTWGMLAWKLTGGDTESGK is encoded by the coding sequence GTGCGCTTCCTCGCCCCCATCCTCGTCCTCCTGGCCGTCCTGGCCCTGTGGGACCTGGGGTGGTGGCTGGGCTTCGGCGTACCGCCCCTGAGTCCCTTTGCCCTGCGGGAGGCTCTTCGGCGGGATGATCCCCCCACCGTCATCGACGTGCGAACCCCGGCGGAATACGACTTCTTTCATATCCGGGGCGCGGTCAATCTGCCCTATCCCGTCTCCCTGGCCGAGTTGGCCGCAGTCTCTCCCGACCCGACCAAACCCGTGGTCGTGGTCTGCATGACCGGCCACCGCTCACCGCCCGTTGCCCGCCAACTCCAAAAGGGCGGCTACACCGACGTGCGCAACCTGACCTGGGGCATGCTCGCCTGGAAACTGACCGGCGGCGATACAGAGTCGGGAAAATGA
- a CDS encoding MarR family winged helix-turn-helix transcriptional regulator, which yields MIGKINHAIVEFFEKLSSWEHDVVREKGMTLPQMHTLEVLGIHGSMRMKELAEAMGVTTGTLTVQVDRLEDRGCVRRVPHESDRRSINVELTAKGAELFEEHDRLHHRLTEELISACPEEDREAFLRCLTVMNREF from the coding sequence ATGATCGGAAAGATCAACCACGCCATAGTCGAATTCTTTGAAAAACTGTCGTCCTGGGAGCACGACGTGGTGCGCGAAAAGGGCATGACCCTGCCCCAGATGCACACTCTGGAGGTGCTCGGCATCCACGGCTCCATGCGCATGAAGGAGCTGGCCGAGGCCATGGGCGTGACCACCGGCACCCTGACCGTGCAGGTGGACCGCCTGGAGGACAGGGGCTGCGTGCGCCGCGTGCCCCACGAGTCCGACCGCCGGTCCATCAACGTGGAGCTGACCGCCAAGGGGGCTGAGCTGTTCGAGGAACACGACCGCCTCCACCACCGCCTGACCGAAGAACTCATTTCCGCCTGCCCGGAGGAGGACCGCGAGGCCTTCCTGCGCTGCCTGACCGTCATGAACCGCGAGTTTTAG
- a CDS encoding urease accessory protein UreH domain-containing protein: MEFESIFWVALQSSLILGLVHGVNPCGHSWLVLAPFVYGEKRGRRVFSLTAAFILGTTLACLGIGLTLGSISLAIPPSFNFYVDVITFVILLALGLTLIVKPELLHSHDHDHHHDHDHDHDHHHHDHDHHDHAHDDHGHEGGRCGCHSHDQPRSAARSVTFWGLFTIGFLNMIVPCPTLAIMYSYALDSGSVYKGTMVFASYALGTAIALAGVIYAIYKAAGFVRTLSQEWVEPLVMRIAGVMTIGFAGYALYTSL, encoded by the coding sequence ATGGAATTCGAATCGATCTTCTGGGTGGCCCTTCAGTCCAGCCTCATCCTCGGGCTGGTGCACGGGGTGAACCCGTGCGGCCATTCCTGGCTGGTGCTGGCCCCGTTCGTCTACGGTGAGAAGCGGGGCAGGCGCGTTTTTTCCCTGACTGCGGCCTTCATCCTCGGCACCACCCTTGCCTGTTTGGGCATCGGGCTGACCCTGGGGTCCATCTCCCTGGCCATCCCGCCGTCCTTCAATTTCTACGTGGACGTCATCACCTTCGTGATCCTGCTGGCCCTGGGCCTGACCCTGATCGTCAAGCCGGAGTTGCTGCACAGCCACGACCACGACCATCATCATGACCACGACCATGATCACGATCATCACCATCACGACCACGATCATCACGACCATGCGCACGACGACCACGGCCATGAAGGCGGCCGGTGCGGCTGCCACAGTCACGACCAGCCCAGGTCCGCTGCCCGGTCCGTGACCTTCTGGGGGTTGTTTACCATCGGGTTCCTGAACATGATCGTGCCCTGCCCGACCCTGGCCATCATGTACAGCTATGCCCTGGATTCCGGGTCCGTGTACAAGGGGACCATGGTCTTCGCCTCCTATGCCCTGGGCACGGCCATCGCCCTGGCGGGCGTGATCTACGCCATCTACAAGGCGGCCGGCTTCGTGCGCACCCTGAGCCAGGAATGGGTGGAACCGCTGGTCATGCGCATCGCCGGGGTGATGACCATTGGCTTTGCAGGCTACGCCCTGTATACGTCTCTCTAG